The DNA window GACGGCTATATTTGCAAACCATtattaaatggtaaaaaaataaagtttaccAAGTTCAATTTGGCAGTGTCCTCACCAGCAAACACAAGAATTAAAACAATTAGTTTGAATATTGTTTACCCAGGTGACAGGTACAGTCATGCAGGTGATGTGTCAAGAaggttgtgtttctttaaagatGAGTGAGCTGATAATGAGTGGAGTCACACAAGGCTTTTTCTTAACTGCCTGACATATTTCAGAGTTTTTATCAGTGTGTTGAATCCAAGTGTTACATCACATAATACttcataaacaaataaacacagaaaactaCTCTTGGCTGGACTTACTGcaactcctctctctgtctctgattgttGCCGAGGAAGTTTCCATACTGACAGGAGTGGACATGTTCATGAATCTGCAGCAGGAACCATTCGCTGAACTCAAACGCCTAAGGAGAGAATGATCATTAAGTAAACACGGGGCAATAAATCCTACCACGTTGTAAGTGAGATGAATTAGGCTCCGTAAGCACTATAAACCTGTTACATAGCTCACACATTCTCAGGTACCTGTGGGAACTGCTCTGTCAGTTGCCAGACACACTCCAGGAACTGAGTGAAGATAGGAGACACCTCCTTTGGATCTCCATCCAACTGATCACACCTAAAGGTACCAAGGAAAATACATGATAACAGGGGCAtagtatttgaaaaaagaacCAACATATCTGTCTTCAAACATGACTCTTATTGACTGATTCCAAGTCCTTAATGGTCCAGTTGAAACATCACCTGTCTGCAAACTTGTGGCCAAAGGAGATCCAGTCCTTCTCTATCAGTACCTGGTGGACAAATGTGagaaaaatacaagtttaaagggaaacacacacatctaagAGAGGAAAATGATCATGTTcttatcagctctgtgtgtgtgtgtgtgtgtgtgtttgttgttggtacCATGAAGCCCTTGATGGTGCGGTAGTAAGGGTCCATGAGCAGCGACCCCAGTGAGCAGACCTGGGCTGTTCTGTCCCAGCCGTCTGAACAATGAACCAACACACTGACTCCTTCCACCGTCACCGCCTGGGGACAAAAGTGAAGACAGGATGATGGCATGAAGACAACAATAGACACTAAGCAGTCAGTGACAGCGGACAACTGTTAGTGAAGGACgactttaaagaaagaaaagaagatgatgatgctattgttgcatgttttaaacaatatttataGAAATGTTCCACATTTTACTTTAGGCATGAGAAAttagaggaggaaacaatgttACCTTGGTGAGGAAGATGGCTGCATCTACAACAGCCTTGATATGTCGCAACCAGCCACTGCTTTCCAGACCGACCAGGTAGTCGCTCATGGACAGAGACCGAGTCCCAATCACTGAGAGGCACATACAAAGTGATTTCAGTTCATCCTGTTAGTAACTACTTGCTGCACTAAGTGCTTCTTCTTTTATGTGTAACATGCGTTTAACCTTCTAGGAGTTTCTGCAGGCTGGTCCTCATTACGTGGATGTTTTCAATGCCGACAAACTGGAAGCGGATGTTGGAGTAGTTGTCCTCGTTCTCATAGCCTTTACCAGCCGCACGATTAGCCAGTGCATTCAActgcaggacagaaaaaaatggattttacTAAATAATTCCAAATGTCTGCTAAACTTTAGCATTAAGTCCAATTAAACATACAACCTAATTTCACTTTTTGGACCCAAAGAATCAAAGCTAAACTTTAGATGCCAATGAATCTTGCATTTGTTATCAGTTAGAGTTTGATTTTTCGCCGTTACCTTTGGCCTGGTATCCATGACGTAGACGAATCGGCTGTTGTGATTGGCCTTGCTGATGGCCTGCAGAAGGCTCTCATCCTCTAAGCATCGTGCACTGAACCCAGAGAGGGGCTGACTGCATCGACACACTGCCGCCTGTCAGGGTGAACAGAGAACCCTGATCAGTatattaaacaacaacacacactcctcttagCTCACCTAGACTTGAACAACAACAGGAGTCATAATGATTGTTTACTTACTTACATGTTCTGATAATGGCATTTGAAATTAGCATTAGCTATAAATGCTGTGGTGCAGTGCATTGTAAAATTGTTGTTCAGTTCTACATGTATACTGCATCTGTCCCTGCCAAataaaccaaagaagaagaggaataaacaaaaataataataatttgaataTGATAAGGTAACTATATTTAAGATTCCAATTCTTAAATAACTGTTAGAACTTTTAATCAGTGGTAAGAGTCAGGTTATTTCAGGTTGATACATAATGTGGGAAATATGTAGATGTCATTATGTGAGTAAATAATGACCATGATGTTAAACTCTAATGCATTAGTGTCAGTATGTACACATAGATCATGTTGGAGTGCTGTAGAAGGTGTTTTATACTGTTGTTgttaaatataatattaaacaCATCCGCTCATTCTTTTCTCTGAAATCTATCAAAAGCTATGAGGACTGAAGGCTCATGACTTCAAACTTTTGGTGATcctatgacattttatttattcacaaaaTGAAGGTTAAAATTTCCATCTGCAAACACTTATCataaaatgacaacatttcCATGGCAGGTGTTAATCAAATATATGTACATAGGTGCATCCCATGTGACATTTCTTTAATGGCTATTTTAAGGCCACAGTTTAAACTTTTGCATATTAGAAACTTTATGTGTATAATAAGATCAGGCCATATCTGTCCTTCTCTGTTTCTGAAACGTACCTACATGCAATTGTGTTTTCATCAATTTCCTACTGTCTCCCAATCTGGTCACTTACCACTAAGGAGATTACTGAACCACGACTGTACTATCGAGCTCTTAAGATCCACAGTAACCTCCCAAAGTGGTCACACCATTGCTCTGCACTCACATGCTCCAACGCCTTGACTTTCCAGAATTACATACACACTATTACATactatttcagattcaaaacagCACTTCACCAACACTTGCTGCACTTCTACCGACACATAATATGAGACAAGTGCGCCTCACTAGGTCAGTCTCACAGGCACTCCTCCCCGTCCctgcatacaaaaacaactatGGTGGGAAGTCCTTCTTTTACACATACACCAAAATTTGGAATGACATTCCCCATCACATTAGAACTTTACAATCTACctcatatttcaaaaatacatacaaacgacaccttctccacacttacacctgcactcattaattgttcatgtattgtttgcagtatctgtactgtttgtttctatttgtctgtatttgCCTAGCTCATgctaatgtcctgtaaatgtgtttgtcttgatgtgtcatgactgtggtttatgtttcatgttccacagaacaggaacctgctggaaaccagtttttaaactgagtcaggcccgttaaactgtaacttaatgttacttttaaactttcctgtataataaattaaattaaattaccaCGTACACTCCCCTGACATCTGCTGTGCACCCAAACAGCACACCCATCCAATTTTATGAGCACTACCCTCTAGCACCACCTTGTGGAGAACAAACAGCCTCCAACTCCATTTCTCTAAAGGCACTCAGGAAACGATAAATAATCGTTTGTCCCTTTATAAAGATTGTATTGTGGGTGTATTGTCAATTAACTGTAGCCCTCGCTGAACAGATCTAATCCGTCTTAAGAGGACTggtcttgtgtttaaaaaaacagactgccAAAATCAATTAAATAGAGACAATTTAAGGGAAAATAGAATCCTGAACTTGCAGCATGGAAGAATAATTACTTCCAGTGTTGCTTATTTGTAATTGAGTTTTTCAACATTCTTAATATaaactacaacacacacaaaaataatctAACTTAATATGGAAAATGTGAGCAAATACAAATTGAGAAGTACTTTAAACAGCACAGAAAACAGGTATCTGACACTACTGCTGCATGTAGGCCATCTCAGTTTACCTTCTTTTCTTGGTAGAAGTACGTGAGTACAGGAAAGCGTCCTTTGCTTCTGAACTTGGAGCTCCCCACAATGATAGGCTTACTGGCTGTGATGGGAACATATAAGTCCCGTGGATATGTCTCACACACCTGgaaaaccaaacacaaaatGCACACATCACACAAATTCTGGAAATAACACAAATGAACCAATGTCTCTCCAGGTATGTGAACAACAACATTCAAGAATGTGTGTATGGTACGAACAACAGAACTCAAAAGTTTGAACAGAAGATTATTCTACTCTTCACTCTAGATTTCTGTCCAATGTTtcagataaatataaatattggcACTAAACAGCGCTCCCTTTTTACACAGTAGTTGTCCGTTTTCTTCAGAGATAAATATAATGGTGGTCAGCTTTCACAGGTCAGGATGCTTGATGAataatatttctctttttactcTTTATCGTTTTATTTTCTAGCCTCCTGTGCAGGTACATTATATCCTACCAGTTACTGGTTTAAATTATCTTTACTTTTTATGCAGTTTGTCCTGATTGAAGagcattttaattttgtttcgctctcctccagtgacacacctccaacccccttcCACTCGAGTTCCCACGCAGGAGTTTAGGGCAAGTGACGGAAAAAATGGTCATTGGCTTGAGCTTCAactgcctgtggcctgcattgttttgttagcagcCTAATGTTAGCAACagtttagttagcttgtagcttcacaaaGCATATCAATTTACACTGAATGACCTTGATCTAAAAAAGTTTACGTGACATCCAGATAAgcagtgagtgtttttttttttattagtccTTGAGTAAAACTTCTTTTATACTCAAGGAGAGGAGCCGACCATCCAGTCCTCACGCtgctcactcattgtagacagtcatgactcagagagatattaaCACAGGATaaatttgatttctgctttatttatgtgtaaaatgccACACATGCTTCCATTAAGCtagtgaaaacattttattaacctAAAAGTTTTCACATCTTGGCTTTAAATACCAACAAGACATAGCATGGAACTGTAGAAAACGGGCGTGTTTTCACCTTCTAAGCACACCCACCATAAAAAAAGGTATGACAGCGTCTTGTGTAACAAAGACGTACCAGAGACTTCTCTAGAGGAATTCCCTCGAACTGTGTCCTCAGTTTTGCACTGCTGCTAAATTTTCTACCTTGAAGTCTCTGTTGACGTCGGTGAGCTGCCATTGGTCGCAGGGGACGCCCATCCTTTCAAACTCCGCCCCCAGGTCGATGAGCTGCcacccttcctctctctgttggtCATTCTGTTTGGGGTTGTAGGAGAACGCATAGAGCTCCTCATAGGAAACTGCACAAAGGAAAACCAAGAAAGAGCCTCAACATAACACAATCACCACGGGTGTCAATTACATATCAAATTAAAGTAACAAACACATTCACGTTAAAATTGGGTGGGTCAAATACAGAGGAGAAAGCAAAGGtggatacagaaaaaaacaaaaacaaagatcttTACAAAATCCTTCACAGAGAAACCCACCCGGCCGTAGAAGACGCAGCAGTGAGCTGTAAATGTCGTggcaatctctctctctttgaaccACAAAGTGAACCTGCCTAAAGTTGCGACACTGGATGACCAGAGGACAACCCGTGGTGGTCAGGGAGAGCTTCTCCACAGACGCTATGTGGTGATGCAAGATCTGCAGAGGGGGGTAGAAGTTAGGGATAGTTAGAAAAGGCCCTgaaaattacaacaacaaaaaaatcacaacaaggCAAAGACAGAGGAAGCGTTTGCGTCATTGTATCATATGTATGACATAATTTGAAGTACATAAAAGGACATATAGATATGATTCAGTCAGGACTATAGAACGTTTCAATGTGCAggtgttttaaaagaaaagtgttgcAACTTGCTTGGAGTTTACCCCACATCATACTGGGACCTTAAATCTTTTTAATATCATAAAGTATGGAGGGCAAAGAGGACGTATTGTATGCAGCACTTCATCATACTTAATGAAGTTAGTTTATATTCCAGAGGGATGTCAAACCGCAGGAAATCATAAAGATGCACATTCATTAGCATCTTTAATGGCCACTGAAACTACCtgtcgaacacacacacacgcgcacacacacactttatgcTGTACCAGCTGCTGAGAGACTGAAACTCTTGAAAACGTTCTTGAATATTTCATAAGGCACAATAACAGTTTATCaagctctctcctctctctctccaacagactgattcTACGTTGTATCCAAAAGTGGATACAGGCAaacaaaaaaccaaaaaaaaactaagaaaacaggaatacagaagggaagaaaatcACCACATGGTCCCCTACAATTAGCctaaagacaaagaggaaaagaaCATTTTCCCATTTCTCAGCACTTTGTGTAGAAAGAAtggtggggggaggggtgggggaggtggTGGACCCGAGATCGTTTAAAGCCACAGTCCTCCTTCCACCATGCAGAACAGTCAGTCACTGTGGTCATCTAAGTAGAGTTTCATCATGCTTACTGGATCATATAACAGGTTAAGAAAGTGCTGCTGATTACTGAACATCAACCGAAGTGAAAAGAAGCCATGCAATACTGACAACAACATGGAAAAGTATGCTAAATGAAGTACGCATTAACCTCCCATAGGCCCATTTCACCCCTATGGACAAGTCCTATTTGAAGTTTTCCTATTTCTCATTGTGCCACTGTAGTgttaaaaaagatgacaataaagaaatcaGTGCTGTGTCAGCTACAGACGGAAGCCCAACATGACAGCTTATTACAAACACATGCCACTTTCGGACCTCTACTCTACTTCCTCCTCCACACTAGGTTGCACGTTCTTTCCTTTTacccaacacatgcacactctccGTCAGACTGCACACTTCCTTCTGGTTTTCAAGTTGATGTAAACTTTGTGTGACTGCAGAGACACAAGGCAACAGTAAATCTGTCATTCACAGTGCACACCTGACCTCTAAGCACATCCACAGAACTTTTCTACAAAAAGACATATTCAAAGTTTGGAACAGTAGCTCATTAAAGGATAACACTCGCTGCTAATTCAGAGCAATACATGTgaaataatgtgatttttttttgcagcaaccAAAAAGTTTTTTGGAAACACTGCTGGCAACATTCTGCTGCATATTTCCTTTGAATGTGGGTGTGcataaattatatatttactGACTAAAAGAAGATTTACAACAGGAAAGACCAGGTCTATATTGTTGAATGGCCATCCAGAATTACCCTGAGTTGCCAGCTCTTCAATGTAGAGGCCGTCCTACTTGGCATCTAACAAGACATTGCTTTGTTTATAATCTGTCAGCATGGTAGGAGTTATCAATGCTTTGCAGAGAAATACCTCTGGTGCATTTACTCTGGTTACATTCATATGAAATGTAATTGGTAAAAAAatgggactgtgtgtgtgaatgacgCCCGTTACACTGGCAGGATGCAGTCAGCACCTAAAGGACTCACCCAGACCTCCTGTCCTGCAGATGTCGAGTTGTTTGAGTTGCTCTCCACAAAGATGAGATGTGTAGCTGTGAGGTACAGCGTGCCATTTGTGGATTTGTTGCTGAAGCGATCGAGTAGTCGCACCTGCTCCACCtgcaaatacagacacacacacacacacacacacacacagacagcacaaCTTAAATCATTATTGGCCAGCAGTTAGTAGACAGATTTCTTCAGCTGGTATGGGCAGGATTTGCTGAAAACGAGAAGGCAGGATTTTGCTAACAAGACTGAAACCTGGCAGACATTTATCAACGGGCATTTCTTGGCACTAAAGCTGCAGCTGGCAGCACACCTAATCCTGACCACCTGGGCCTAATGTTCAGCTGCCAGTTCCAAACTAATGAGAATAACAAGTGATGTCTGCACCTGAAAAGACTTATAAAGTCTTATTACTGTATTTTCTGGATGTTTTTAACAAACGTCATGCACAAAGTTATCTGATTCATCTCATATCAAACAACTCCTGTTTCATCTCAGCTAATACACTACTAATGCAAAGTTTCTTCCACACACAAAGAGCTCCCATGGATACTCTCAGTTAAATATTGACCTAAGTCACACTTTTTCAAGCAGGAAAATGGTCATGGTCCACAAGCGcgactaaaaaaaaacccatttgtAATACCTTTGGTTGTCAAAACAAGATTAGCCAGAAAACCAACAGTCCAAGATAAATGCACTTCATCAATGTATTCGCTTTATTTtatcacaaaataaacacatcacaggTTCTAAAAGGTTATTTTCCAACATGTCAGATGTTCATTCTAAGGAGCTGTCTTAAAGATAGTGTTTAATACTTTACCTGTAATTTGTAATTCTTTGAATATACACGTGCAAACTGAAGTGTTGCATTCTTCTCAAATCCTTGAAAATAAGACGTGTGCTTTCTAATGACCGTTACTTACTAATGATTTACTTTCTGGTGCCAAAATGAATAAAGAATGCTGGCACTGCGAAAATTCCCAAATCCATGATTCATCAGACTAGAGCTCTTGTTGACTCAGACATCCTCTCCCTTATTTCAGCTTTCCTGTTATTCTCAGATACGATTGAATGAATGACGCCAACTCTGTCACCCTGTATCCTGCACTACACATCTCTGTCAGTGACACATTTCTTTGCAGGCTAAAATAGTATTTTTCTGCAAGAATGGAGAATTGAGTTACtctttcaaaaaaagttgcaagAGGTAACGTTTAATGAGACAATCTCAGCTATCCCAAAAACACTTACATACAAAATATTCACTGCATAGCTCAAAAGTCCATATTGAAGAATCTGGTCAGAATCTTTTCAAGTCTAAAATGACTTATTTCTGATGCAAAGGTTATTGCATGAAAAAAACTGACGGCAGCATTCTGATttacacaaagtgaaaacatttgttcACGTTTCTGAAAAGCAACAATGCCCTCCTCTGCTGATTCATTCAAGCAGACAACTGAAAGACTTCAGACAGTGAGGCAACACCCAGACTGCAACCACGCCCTCCTGAGCCCAACATATCCCAGTGCTTCATAGTGCAATATTATACTGGAGCTTCAAAAATCAGGTGACactacattttcaaaatacacATTCCCAAAAAATTATGTACGTCAATAAAATAGGTGTAGGCCTTTAAGAAGTCCCTGAGCATGAAGTGTGCTCTAAATTCAAAAGACACCTGAATATTCAATCCTGCAGTCTGTGTCGACagtcacagatttttttctttgttgcctACAGGTGTATACGTCCACACTGGATAAACAGAGTGTACAAACTGTAGCCTCCTCTATTCATAGCAATCACTTGACTTAATGGACGAGTGCATATCTTATCTTTCCTGGGCCAGACCTCTAATGTAGATCTTGAAAAATCTCTGGTTCATCATTAAAAAGCGTTAGCAACACTGCAGCCTGAAGTCTCAGGTAGGAATGATAGGGTATCAAATGTCTGATACAAAAGAGTGCTTTACAGGTTAAAAATGCATTAAGGAACGTTGATTAGTAACAGGATATATTATCACATTTCCCTACGACTATGTCAATTCATTTCAGCTCTGTGGAGTGGACGAGTTCAGAGGCCTGGCCCAGGAAAGTTAAGATATGCACTGGCAAGGCTTTTAGTCTGGTCTGTTCATGAGTTAATGACTAATCGCCCCTTCTGTCACTATTTCTTTCTTGAGGGCCCGTGGGATACAACACATTTAAGTATCATTACCATAATGTTCCAAATATCATGACCCTGCTCACAGTGAAATATAACCCCATGTGTGTCAGAAAAGTGTCATAGTAACTAATGAATACATCAATAACTAACATAAAGAGGCAGACAGCATGTAGGAGAACTAAAGGCATGATTTCCATAGTCATGGAAGTAGATGCCAGACTTGGAAAAATAGCATCCCTCTTAATGTTGTGAAATCTCTTATTAGTCAACCGGTTTAGGCTGTTATGGAATATTTGTGGGGTTAAGTCCCCAACTAGGTAATTCATTTCTTCATAGCAGTGGCAACACAAGTGATGCTGAAACAATCGTtatgtaatttgtgttttttgttgagtaattcacatttacttctctctctgtatgttaTTTGATTGATGCATGGTTAATAGAAACCACTCACGAATAAAAAGGATAAAGTAAATTAAAGAGGTTATCAACCATGTAAGCACTAAGTTAAGACATTTCATTTGGGGTTTccctgaaataaataaatacatatctCTCCGCATGAAGTTCTGCACAATACCAAGATTAGACAGTTTGATGCTCAACAGTCTCCTCTTGATGCTCTATCACACTGATAGTGTAACATTAACTCAGTCAATAATGGGACGTGGAGATAGTGGCGTTAGCATTAAAAGAGGAAGCTCAGCTATCTTCTGCACCGGAAAAGCAAAGCAGCTCATTGATGCTCGTCACGTCTGACACTTCAGGCTGCTGGAGACACCTGCTACTCGTCATTCTGTTATATTGATCCTCAAATGTTCAGTCTAAACATTGCTACCTTGCAAACGCTACCACACTTAAGTATTACAAAACAATCACCAGAGCACAGGCCGAGCTACTGACTGTACCCCATCCGTTTGCAATGAGCTACAAATGTTAGCTACCTTAGGAGTGCGGATGTGCTCCATGTCTCCGAGTCGACACTTCTGTCAGCGACTGCAAAGCCTCAAACGACTCCTCTGTATGATAACTGGATCATTGATAAGCTGATATCTCACACTGCTTTACAGACAGCTGTACTTTGACGGAGGCATACGATATGTGTTTATTGTCAATTATTCACTCCTCCATCCGCGTAAAGGTCACGACAATCACGACAACACATACGGTGTAggattttcaaagtaaaagcatgaGCTTATGCAGGTACTTCGATAGTAGGCTGCAAGGAGATCTGACTTACTGTTTAAACTTGTTGTATATGTACTTGAAAGTTACCTTGCTTTGTCCAGATTAAGCACTATTTAATAAGTTTAATAAGATGCCCTAAATAGCCTTTGTGccatacattcatttctagcctttatttattctcagaGGAAATTGAGGCTTCCATTATTTCCAGTGCAGTTGAGATAACAGGGATATTTAAACCAGCAAGTTAAACAACACATAGGCCTACGATCATTTACGAAAACTATAGAAATCAATGAAATATTTACAATCAGTGGCTAGAAATCAAAATGTCCAAAGATCTTTCATTGTTAAAGTTTGCTGGTGGGCGTTCAATGAGCTTGGGGCATCAAGGGAAAATGTAGTTTTACCAAGTTCAGTGCAAGCTCAAGGGACTTTAAGAACTAGCTGTCGAACGGGTCGTCAAGGTTTCATTTGGAAGTAATACAGGATTTTTGGGCCTAATAGATTTTATCTCCCAGTTCCTACAAGAATTTAGCTCATGCTAAGGAAAATAAATTGAGGTGTTGCTCAAAGACACCCTGTTATTTCAGGTTAAAATATTatgatattaaaaaagaacactgTGTAGGCCTAATTAAACACTGTTACAATCCATGGTTCCATTGTGTGATGGACTTTCAAATCAATCCAAATTGGTTAATCC is part of the Labrus mixtus chromosome 19, fLabMix1.1, whole genome shotgun sequence genome and encodes:
- the mtmr6 gene encoding myotubularin-related protein 6; this translates as MEHIRTPKVEQVRLLDRFSNKSTNGTLYLTATHLIFVESNSNNSTSAGQEVWILHHHIASVEKLSLTTTGCPLVIQCRNFRQVHFVVQRERDCHDIYSSLLRLLRPVSYEELYAFSYNPKQNDQQREEGWQLIDLGAEFERMGVPCDQWQLTDVNRDFKVCETYPRDLYVPITASKPIIVGSSKFRSKGRFPVLTYFYQEKKAAVCRCSQPLSGFSARCLEDESLLQAISKANHNSRFVYVMDTRPKLNALANRAAGKGYENEDNYSNIRFQFVGIENIHVMRTSLQKLLEVIGTRSLSMSDYLVGLESSGWLRHIKAVVDAAIFLTKAVTVEGVSVLVHCSDGWDRTAQVCSLGSLLMDPYYRTIKGFMVLIEKDWISFGHKFADRCDQLDGDPKEVSPIFTQFLECVWQLTEQFPQAFEFSEWFLLQIHEHVHSCQYGNFLGNNQRQREELQLRERTHSLWAFLMSEKQNYLNPFYSPAYADSHPVLAPSTLPYNFKFWRNMYHQFDRSMHPRQSILKTILTLRENSCKAESALQALESRLQQLGVTPIVTSDPPAPPPTRDQRSSALPPRPDSLILGAPINHKEVQQQQDDDEQEEVGEEATESFDTERTVEGSSGTESRKQSYGELDGTYSSELAKEEPAVVSLEFGVARMTC